In Felis catus isolate Fca126 chromosome A3, F.catus_Fca126_mat1.0, whole genome shotgun sequence, a single genomic region encodes these proteins:
- the SH2D6 gene encoding SH2 domain-containing protein 6 produces MVPSPPKKSDENIYLECEPSPVLALTRTLSSQVLMPPDPLPRTSVVPRSTVAPQEAWNGAANDTSKGSAPKQEAPSPYLKIIPHLEVTRGLAAGRRSSLSCIAPTRSTSAAEDSSLLGQPWYSGNCDRHAVESALLQFRKDGAYTVRPSSEPHGSQPLTLAVLLHGRVFNIPVRRLDGGSHYALGREGRNHEELFSSVAAMVRHYTQHPLPLVDRHSGSRQLTCLLFPTKP; encoded by the exons ATG GTGCCAAGCCCTCCAAAGAAATCTGATGAGAACATCTACCTGGAATGTGAGCCCAGTCCAG TCCTGGCCTTGACTCGAACTCTGAGCTCTCAAGTCCTGATGCCCCCAGACCCTCTTCCAAGGACATCAGTGGTGCCCAG GTCCACCGTAGCCCCCCAGGAAGCTTGGAAT GGAGCAGCGAACGACACTTCTAAAG GGTCTGCACCAAAGCAGGAAGCTCCTAGCCCGTACCTCAAGATCATCCCTCATTTGGAGGTTACTCGTGGCCTAGCTG CAGGAaggagatcctctctctcctgcatAGCACCCACCCGGAGCACCTCAGCTGctgag gaCAGCAGCCTTCTGGGTCAGCCTTGGTACTCGGGGAACTGTGACCGCCATGCTGTTGAGAGTGCCCTGCTCCAATTCCGAAAG GATGGGGCCTACACTGTGCgccccagctcagagcctcatGGCTCACAGCCCCTTACCCTGGCAGTGCTTCTCCATGGCCGGGTCTTCAACATTCCAGTCCGGCGGCTGGATGGTGGGAGCCACTATGCCCTGGGCCGGGAGGGCAGGAACCACGAGGAG CTGTTCTCCTCCGTGGCTGCCATGGTCCGGCACTACACACAGCACCCGCTGCCCCTTGTGGACAGACACAGCGGTAGCCGTCAGCTCACCTGCCTGCTCTTCCCCACCAAGCCCTGA